In the Rhinopithecus roxellana isolate Shanxi Qingling chromosome 16, ASM756505v1, whole genome shotgun sequence genome, GTGGGTTCTTTATGGAAAGAGGACATTGAGTGCTGAATTTTAAGCCAGATTCCACTGCCTGTGTTTGGGTATTGCCCACCTGGCATGGAAGCTGGGCAGCCTCTGGGATTCCGGTTGCTTGCTGAATCATCTGATTGGCTTCAAACAAGTGTGTGTCTCCTTCAGGAGGAAGCCTTTGGTCAGATCCCACAAGCTTGCCCCTATGATGTACTTGATGACTGGTGTCCTGGGGAAAGGTTTGAACCAAATGATGCATCTCCAGGTGCGTGTGCCATGGAGACTCGGGGGCCTGAAGACAGCCCTGGgcagcctcctccagcctcccgtCCACCTTGGAATCTGCCTTTTCCAGGGACAGTGAGCTCCTTCTCTCCTTGTT is a window encoding:
- the C16H9orf152 gene encoding uncharacterized protein C9orf152 homolog, whose product is MEGLPCPCPALPHFWQLGSHFMAEGSRTQAPGKGPPLSIHFLRAQYEGLKRQQRTQAHLLVLPKGGNMPAPPESIVNAVWINKERRSSLSLEKADSKVDGRLEEAAQGCLQAPESPWHTHLEMHHLVQTFPQDTSHQVHHRGKLVGSDQRLPPEGDTHLFEANQMIQQATGIPEAAQLPCQVGNTQTQAVESGLKFSTQCPLSIKNPHRSGKPAYYPFPRRKSPRISQAARNLGLYGSP